In Actinoplanes sp. NBC_00393, a single genomic region encodes these proteins:
- a CDS encoding NUDIX hydrolase, with protein sequence MKIKRRAAAYGVCRTPDGRVLLTRGSDASAFPGVWSLPGGGIDHGEHPDDTVVREFAEETGIGVRVSGLRAVLADLASLPDGSIEHTDRIIYDIEVTGGDLRSEVSGTTDLVEWVPSAEVAARPLLPFTARILGVRFDDPAGIADDLPAGEVERPPGKVQRFGAYGLATDPAGRVLLTRIADGYPGAGLWHLPGGGTDFGETPERAVARELYEETSQQGRIVGLIGVSHRYDPAALGPEGVPLQWHVIRVTYRIRIDEPTTAAVTEAAGGSTAEAAWFTRSELGNLPLTELSREALEQTG encoded by the coding sequence GTGAAGATCAAGAGAAGGGCTGCGGCGTACGGCGTCTGCCGCACCCCGGACGGCCGGGTCCTGCTCACCCGCGGATCGGACGCCAGCGCGTTCCCCGGCGTCTGGTCCCTGCCGGGCGGTGGCATCGATCACGGTGAGCACCCGGACGACACGGTCGTCCGGGAGTTCGCCGAGGAGACCGGCATCGGGGTACGCGTGAGCGGCCTGCGCGCCGTGCTGGCGGACCTCGCCTCGCTGCCCGACGGCTCGATCGAGCACACCGACCGGATCATCTACGACATCGAGGTGACCGGCGGGGACCTGCGGTCCGAGGTGTCCGGCACGACTGACCTGGTCGAATGGGTCCCGTCGGCGGAGGTGGCGGCGCGTCCCCTGCTCCCGTTCACGGCCCGGATCCTCGGTGTCCGGTTCGACGACCCGGCGGGGATCGCCGACGACCTGCCCGCCGGTGAGGTGGAGCGGCCGCCCGGCAAGGTCCAGCGGTTCGGTGCGTACGGTCTGGCCACCGATCCGGCCGGACGGGTCCTGCTGACCCGCATCGCCGACGGCTATCCGGGTGCCGGGCTGTGGCATCTGCCCGGCGGCGGCACGGATTTCGGGGAGACGCCGGAGCGCGCCGTGGCCCGCGAACTCTACGAGGAGACGTCGCAACAGGGCCGGATCGTCGGACTGATCGGCGTCAGCCACCGGTACGACCCGGCCGCCCTCGGTCCGGAAGGGGTGCCGCTGCAGTGGCACGTGATCCGGGTGACATACCGGATTCGGATTGACGAACCGACCACCGCGGCGGTTACCGAAGCGGCCGGTGGATCAACCGCAGAAGCGGCCTGGTTCACCCGGTCGGAGCTCGGCAACCTGCCGCTCACCGAGCTGAGCCGGGAAGCGCTGGAGCAGACGGGCTAA
- a CDS encoding CDP-alcohol phosphatidyltransferase family protein: MRRGGTLARQALMVRVGRRSAETGRAATATRAEVLYTGPEPVRVVTIPAPGVPVDVPAAEDSVPAPIPLLPGEHTMSRRVSFALVNACTLASLGLGLLAIFLAMDGEPRLAAACLVACVVFDGLDGALARKLGVASPFGAQMDSLADMCSFGLAAPVVVYASLADSVPPAAAAIACALVAGCAAIRLARFNVSPKDGRFFCGVPTTMAAAVLALAVLIGLPLPGMALLAGVALLAFAMVSSFPYAKLARVVKLPPWLWLLPIVGALVEPRMTFVLIVATYLVSGPILWMKAKRV; encoded by the coding sequence CTGCGTCGCGGCGGGACTCTCGCGCGGCAGGCCCTGATGGTTCGGGTGGGCCGCCGCTCCGCCGAGACAGGGCGCGCCGCCACCGCTACTCGGGCCGAGGTGCTCTACACCGGGCCGGAACCGGTGCGGGTCGTGACGATTCCCGCGCCTGGAGTTCCTGTGGATGTGCCCGCCGCCGAAGACTCGGTGCCGGCTCCGATACCCCTGCTCCCCGGTGAGCACACCATGTCGCGGCGTGTCAGCTTTGCCCTGGTCAACGCGTGCACCCTGGCCAGTCTCGGCCTCGGTCTGCTCGCGATCTTCCTGGCCATGGACGGTGAGCCGCGACTCGCGGCCGCCTGCCTCGTGGCCTGCGTCGTCTTCGACGGCCTGGACGGCGCGCTGGCCCGCAAGCTCGGCGTCGCCAGCCCGTTCGGCGCCCAGATGGACTCGCTCGCCGACATGTGCTCGTTCGGCCTCGCCGCCCCCGTGGTGGTGTACGCGTCGCTGGCCGACTCGGTCCCGCCGGCCGCCGCCGCCATCGCGTGCGCCCTGGTCGCCGGCTGCGCCGCGATCCGGCTGGCCCGTTTCAACGTCTCGCCGAAGGACGGCCGCTTCTTCTGCGGCGTGCCCACCACGATGGCCGCCGCCGTGCTGGCCCTGGCCGTGCTGATCGGCCTGCCGCTGCCCGGCATGGCCCTGCTCGCCGGCGTCGCCCTGCTGGCCTTCGCGATGGTCTCCAGCTTCCCGTACGCAAAGCTCGCCCGCGTCGTGAAGCTCCCGCCGTGGCTCTGGCTCCTCCCGATCGTCGGCGCGCTGGTCGAGCCCCGCATGACCTTCGTCCTGATCGTCGCCACTTACCTGGTGAGCGGCCCGATCCTGTGGATGAAGGCCAAGCGCGTCTGA
- a CDS encoding phosphatidylserine decarboxylase, which yields MTPYPAVSTTPVPGVGARAARALTAEFARQNAPTSALLVGADHASAVVAAAVEALLPGDTLTLVPGEHSSTDLLRGHITGLGSWIADRVKVVESLDEAQSADVVIVGEPLTGTAEETRALLDQLGKYLADGAVLSVATPAAPGRTAGAAAELFRQGALFGVGSDLVVRNQPPLRVHKLRFSPAEVSTAATLAPAYRPSSVPVTRTMHIDSNGVAAAGIALGLAFLARRARPKSKLWLLPAVAAAPVAAFFRDPERDVPADPSAVVASADGKVLSVERMHDERFGPGEFLRIAVFLSVFDVHVNRSPVAGRVADYFVEEGGYANAMTAAAEHNVAAYTVLDTEQGTVVVAQRTGLIARRIVQRAPVGTLLAKGERYGLIRFGSRTDIYLPADKAEPLVSVSERVVGGSTVVARWK from the coding sequence ATGACCCCGTATCCCGCCGTGTCCACCACGCCCGTACCCGGCGTGGGTGCCCGGGCCGCCCGTGCCTTGACCGCCGAGTTCGCCCGGCAGAACGCGCCCACGTCCGCACTGCTGGTCGGCGCCGATCACGCGTCCGCCGTGGTGGCCGCCGCCGTCGAGGCGCTCCTGCCCGGCGACACCCTGACCCTGGTCCCCGGTGAGCACAGCAGCACCGACCTGCTGCGTGGTCACATCACCGGCCTGGGCAGCTGGATCGCCGACCGGGTGAAGGTCGTCGAGTCGCTCGACGAGGCGCAGTCCGCCGACGTGGTGATCGTCGGTGAGCCGCTGACCGGCACCGCCGAGGAGACCCGGGCCCTGCTCGACCAGCTCGGGAAGTACCTGGCCGACGGCGCGGTCCTCTCGGTCGCCACGCCGGCCGCGCCCGGGCGTACCGCCGGGGCCGCCGCCGAGCTGTTCCGGCAGGGCGCGCTCTTCGGTGTCGGCTCCGACCTGGTCGTCCGCAACCAGCCGCCGCTGCGGGTGCACAAGCTGCGCTTCAGCCCGGCTGAGGTCTCGACCGCCGCGACCCTCGCCCCGGCGTACCGGCCGTCCAGCGTTCCGGTCACCCGCACCATGCACATCGACTCCAACGGCGTCGCCGCGGCCGGCATCGCGCTCGGCCTGGCCTTCCTCGCCCGCCGGGCCCGGCCGAAGTCCAAGCTCTGGCTGCTCCCCGCGGTCGCCGCGGCCCCGGTCGCCGCCTTCTTCCGCGACCCGGAACGCGACGTGCCCGCCGACCCGTCCGCCGTCGTCGCGTCGGCCGACGGCAAGGTTCTCTCGGTCGAGCGCATGCACGACGAGCGTTTCGGGCCCGGCGAGTTCCTGCGCATCGCGGTCTTCCTGTCCGTTTTCGACGTGCACGTCAACCGGTCGCCGGTGGCCGGCCGGGTCGCCGACTACTTCGTCGAGGAGGGCGGCTACGCCAACGCGATGACCGCGGCGGCCGAGCACAACGTGGCGGCGTACACGGTTCTCGACACCGAGCAGGGCACCGTCGTGGTGGCTCAGCGGACCGGTCTGATCGCCCGCCGGATCGTGCAGCGCGCGCCGGTCGGCACGCTGCTGGCCAAGGGCGAGCGCTACGGCCTGATCCGTTTCGGCTCCCGCACCGACATCTACCTCCCCGCCGACAAGGCCGAACCCCTGGTCAGCGTCAGCGAGCGCGTCGTCGGAGGCTCCACCGTCGTCGCCCGCTGGAAATAA